One segment of Candidatus Pelagibacter ubique HTCC1062 DNA contains the following:
- a CDS encoding efflux RND transporter periplasmic adaptor subunit encodes MKQLLFILFIYLSFLNPVHSEEREARGLVSATEKVSISSEIAARVQSINFLLGDAFKEGDVLISFDCEIYKAQKDVIKAEHESARIQLENDKELLELRSIGKLQYQLTVSNYEKAKAELSIATLNVDRCEIIAPYDGKVMDVYTTIFTSIEQRQPLMDIVGDGLLEAEIVAPSNWLKWLKKGHNVKIIIDETGETLDATVISLGATVDAISQTIELKAQFNEKYDSLIPGMSGIVKF; translated from the coding sequence ATGAAACAATTACTATTTATATTATTTATTTATTTATCATTTTTAAACCCTGTTCATTCTGAAGAAAGGGAAGCTCGAGGTTTAGTGAGCGCAACGGAGAAAGTTTCCATTTCCAGTGAAATTGCTGCAAGAGTTCAAAGTATTAATTTTTTATTAGGAGATGCTTTTAAAGAAGGGGATGTGCTGATTAGTTTTGATTGTGAAATTTATAAAGCACAAAAAGATGTAATTAAAGCCGAACATGAGAGTGCAAGAATACAATTAGAAAATGATAAAGAGTTATTAGAACTAAGATCAATTGGTAAACTCCAATACCAATTAACAGTTTCAAATTATGAAAAGGCTAAAGCAGAATTGAGTATTGCAACTTTAAATGTGGATCGATGTGAAATCATTGCTCCTTATGATGGAAAAGTGATGGATGTTTATACAACTATTTTTACCAGTATAGAACAAAGACAACCCTTAATGGACATTGTTGGGGATGGATTATTAGAAGCTGAAATTGTTGCTCCAAGTAATTGGCTTAAATGGTTAAAAAAAGGACATAACGTAAAAATCATTATTGATGAAACTGGAGAAACGTTAGATGCAACCGTTATTAGTTTAGGAGCTACAGTGGATGCAATTAGTCAAACAATAGAATTAAAAGCACAGTTTAATGAAAAATACGATTCATTAATACCTGGAATGAGTGGGATCGTTAAATTTTGA
- a CDS encoding efflux RND transporter periplasmic adaptor subunit translates to MSEDKNIKVARLFGLEKKAREARSQDELHFVIANETRQIIDYISAFLLLKTPADKFNIKATSDLATVDRTSPLLTFIENFVNNDKSLSDKEIQNLELDKIAKNINSEKPKNLPENILFIPIISPQKGLQGYLLLVRSEKFSENEIELAGHLSSTYGHAFNSFLKDFSIKNHYKKYLTGKKSWKIYAAIFIILILPIRITSTAPVEVIAKNPSLVTSPFDGVVKNIVASNNDKIKQGDLLVLLEDIELKNNLNITNQSLQVAQKELLRSRQSSFTNNEEKARLAELVAQVELKKVEVASAQEKLKNTKLFAKQKGIAIVDQKNDWQGRPVAVGEKIMTVANPDEVEFLIWLPVKDSLVIKENSKVKVFLDINPISSLKGKLLRSSYEPSLSPEEILSYKLGASFEGKKPPRIGLRGTAKVYGSRVFLFYYVLRKPITFVRQLIGI, encoded by the coding sequence TTGAGTGAAGATAAAAACATAAAAGTTGCTCGGTTATTTGGTTTAGAAAAAAAAGCAAGAGAAGCAAGATCTCAAGACGAACTACATTTTGTAATCGCAAATGAGACAAGACAAATTATCGATTATATCAGTGCGTTTTTATTATTAAAAACACCAGCGGATAAATTTAATATTAAAGCAACCTCTGATTTAGCTACAGTTGATAGAACGTCACCTTTACTTACTTTTATAGAAAACTTTGTGAACAACGATAAATCGTTAAGTGATAAAGAAATTCAAAATTTAGAATTAGACAAAATTGCTAAAAATATTAATTCTGAGAAACCAAAAAATTTACCCGAAAACATTTTATTTATTCCAATTATTTCACCTCAAAAAGGCCTACAAGGTTATTTATTATTAGTAAGAAGTGAAAAATTTTCTGAAAACGAAATTGAACTTGCCGGACATTTGTCTTCAACTTATGGTCATGCTTTTAATTCGTTCTTAAAAGATTTTTCAATTAAAAATCATTATAAAAAATATTTAACTGGAAAAAAATCATGGAAAATTTATGCAGCTATTTTTATAATTTTAATTTTACCTATTCGAATAACTAGTACGGCTCCAGTTGAGGTTATAGCAAAAAATCCAAGCTTAGTTACTTCACCATTTGATGGGGTGGTTAAAAATATTGTAGCAAGTAATAACGATAAAATTAAGCAAGGTGATTTATTGGTTTTATTAGAAGATATCGAACTTAAGAATAATTTAAATATTACAAACCAATCCCTTCAAGTAGCTCAAAAAGAACTTCTTCGAAGCAGACAATCATCCTTTACGAATAATGAGGAAAAAGCTCGATTAGCAGAATTAGTGGCACAAGTAGAATTAAAAAAAGTAGAAGTAGCATCAGCACAAGAAAAGCTAAAAAATACAAAATTATTTGCAAAACAAAAAGGAATTGCAATTGTAGATCAAAAAAATGATTGGCAAGGACGACCCGTTGCAGTGGGTGAAAAAATTATGACTGTTGCAAATCCTGATGAAGTTGAGTTTTTGATATGGTTGCCGGTTAAAGACTCGTTAGTTATTAAAGAAAATTCTAAAGTTAAAGTGTTTTTAGACATCAATCCAATTAGCTCGTTAAAAGGAAAACTTTTAAGATCTTCTTACGAACCTTCTTTGTCTCCTGAAGAAATATTATCTTATAAATTAGGAGCTAGTTTTGAGGGAAAAAAACCTCCAAGAATAGGATTGAGAGGAACGGCTAAAGTTTATGGTTCAAGAGTTTTTCTATTCTATTATGTTCTTAGAAAACCAATTACTTTTGTAAGACAATTAATAGGAATATGA
- a CDS encoding site-2 protease family protein has product MIVPYLRQDLEVFRGNSREDGSPAWLLYDAIRNKYFTLGLTAFKLIKNWSGGEDIKNFEKKINSSGIETNEDEIKSFISFLHQNNLIVQPSGQNVSYLLQQKNSMKKSWLLYLIHSYLFFKIPLFKPDNWLSKTLKYVKYFGSKRFRNITYFFGFVGLFLVAQQFETFKSTFLYFFSFQGLMLYFLTLVFVKCLHELGHAYIAKHYGCRVSAIGIAFLVFFPFLYTDTTDAWRLRNHKERLLINFGGILTELHLALFATFIWGILPEGGFKSAAFFIATTSWISSLTINVSPFMRFDGYYVFSDWLKAENLQPRSFALARWKIRETLFGLNHSPPEEINPSRRWTFIVYAWATWLYRFFLFLGIALLVYHLAFKFLGIILFAVEIYWFIMLPVIREVNNWYKLKSEIKFNKQTKRTLIIITALLMVLFLPWKSSLKIPAVYISEQYLKIYAPYPSMIKRILVEKDDEVEKGQNLIELYSPDLENEIISLRRNIKLIKTKINRLSNSAGNMDQYLTLQQRLIALQTELSGLTKVQNKLLIKAPIKGKIKDFYNLSEDMWVSNLDQLLGIVQFGTGKVKGFIKEEQIDRFLEKNPAVFIPNDGIHDKVYLVSKSLDLSAVNNLPYISLSSIHNGPVAIRNFTGGKFQYRPQTAHYIADFKLAKRSKIQFELPGYVHIEGSRYSPFTKLFKNIIAILVRESGF; this is encoded by the coding sequence ATGATCGTTCCTTATCTAAGACAAGATTTAGAAGTTTTTCGTGGTAATAGCCGTGAAGATGGTTCGCCCGCATGGCTTTTATATGATGCAATTCGAAATAAATACTTCACACTTGGTTTAACTGCTTTTAAACTTATTAAAAACTGGAGTGGAGGTGAAGATATTAAAAACTTTGAAAAGAAAATTAATTCATCAGGAATTGAAACCAATGAAGATGAAATAAAAAGTTTTATTAGTTTTCTTCACCAAAATAATTTAATTGTCCAACCTTCTGGTCAAAACGTTAGCTATTTACTACAACAAAAAAATAGCATGAAGAAGAGCTGGTTATTATATTTAATACACAGTTATCTATTTTTTAAAATTCCATTATTTAAACCAGACAATTGGCTTTCTAAAACTTTAAAATATGTAAAATATTTTGGTTCAAAACGATTTAGAAATATTACTTACTTCTTTGGTTTTGTTGGTTTATTTTTAGTCGCTCAACAATTTGAAACCTTTAAAAGCACTTTTCTTTATTTCTTTTCTTTTCAAGGGTTAATGCTTTATTTCTTAACTTTAGTTTTTGTAAAATGTCTTCATGAGTTAGGACATGCTTATATTGCAAAACACTATGGTTGCAGAGTATCTGCGATTGGAATAGCTTTTTTAGTTTTTTTTCCATTTTTATATACCGATACAACTGATGCCTGGAGACTTAGAAATCACAAAGAAAGATTATTAATAAACTTTGGTGGTATACTTACAGAATTACATCTAGCGTTATTTGCAACTTTTATTTGGGGAATTTTACCTGAGGGTGGATTTAAAAGTGCAGCCTTTTTCATTGCAACAACATCATGGATTTCATCCTTAACAATTAATGTAAGTCCTTTCATGAGATTTGATGGCTACTATGTTTTTTCCGATTGGTTAAAAGCTGAAAATTTACAACCTCGTTCATTTGCTCTTGCAAGGTGGAAAATAAGGGAAACTTTATTTGGTCTTAATCATAGTCCTCCAGAAGAAATTAACCCCTCAAGAAGATGGACTTTTATCGTTTATGCTTGGGCGACATGGCTGTATCGATTTTTTCTATTTTTAGGTATTGCACTTTTAGTTTATCACCTAGCATTTAAATTTTTAGGAATCATACTGTTTGCGGTTGAAATTTATTGGTTCATTATGTTACCGGTAATTCGTGAAGTGAATAATTGGTACAAATTAAAATCTGAAATAAAATTTAACAAACAAACCAAAAGAACTTTAATCATTATTACTGCTTTATTAATGGTTTTATTCTTACCCTGGAAGTCATCTTTAAAAATACCTGCAGTATATATTTCTGAGCAGTATTTAAAAATTTACGCACCTTATCCTTCAATGATTAAAAGAATATTAGTTGAAAAAGATGATGAAGTTGAAAAAGGACAAAATCTAATTGAACTTTATTCGCCTGATTTAGAGAATGAAATTATTTCATTAAGAAGAAATATAAAACTAATCAAGACAAAGATTAATCGATTAAGTAATTCAGCAGGAAATATGGATCAATACTTAACGTTACAACAAAGATTAATTGCTCTACAAACAGAATTATCTGGTCTTACAAAAGTTCAAAATAAGCTTTTAATTAAAGCACCCATTAAAGGAAAGATAAAAGATTTTTATAATTTATCTGAAGATATGTGGGTTAGTAATTTAGATCAACTTTTAGGTATTGTTCAATTCGGTACTGGAAAAGTAAAAGGATTTATTAAAGAAGAACAAATAGATCGATTTTTAGAAAAAAACCCAGCTGTCTTTATTCCAAACGATGGAATTCATGATAAAGTTTATTTAGTTTCAAAATCACTAGATTTATCTGCTGTTAATAATCTTCCTTACATTTCATTAAGCTCAATTCATAATGGTCCAGTTGCTATAAGAAATTTTACAGGAGGAAAATTTCAATATCGTCCACAAACAGCACATTATATTGCAGACTTCAAACTTGCGAAACGTAGTAAAATTCAATTCGAATTACCTGGTTATGTTCATATTGAAGGGAGTCGATACAGCCCTTTTACAAAATTGTTTAAAAATATTATTGCTATTCTTGTAAGAGAAAGTGGTTTTTAA
- a CDS encoding type IV pilin protein, whose protein sequence is MKVINNKKGFTLIELLVVVAIIGILSSVGVVAYNGYTAGAKESACKGNFRTIVKSVYENIMWCELNPTINFLWNNEQSWEFDCDTMFYNGMSVASQWGYTTTEQLVSLTVRDISSQDSHRKPDSNIGSRTTLKTMTNPYTGSGSVSGGTARREIYDGDRYDMRGSVSLLKRDSSGNELSNNWQQEGQLYLITKCRDKVIEYEFDIY, encoded by the coding sequence ATGAAAGTTATAAATAATAAAAAAGGTTTTACCTTAATTGAATTATTAGTGGTAGTTGCCATCATTGGTATTTTATCATCTGTCGGGGTTGTTGCTTATAATGGGTATACAGCTGGGGCTAAAGAATCAGCTTGCAAAGGTAATTTTAGAACCATAGTTAAATCTGTTTATGAAAATATAATGTGGTGTGAGCTTAACCCAACAATTAATTTTTTGTGGAATAATGAACAATCTTGGGAATTTGATTGTGATACTATGTTCTATAACGGCATGTCAGTTGCGTCTCAGTGGGGGTACACGACAACTGAACAATTAGTCAGTCTTACTGTAAGAGATATTTCTAGTCAAGATAGTCATAGAAAACCAGACTCAAATATAGGTTCAAGAACAACACTTAAAACGATGACTAATCCCTACACTGGTTCTGGTTCTGTTTCTGGTGGTACTGCAAGGAGGGAAATTTATGATGGAGATAGATATGATATGAGAGGTAGTGTATCTCTTTTAAAAAGAGATAGTAGTGGAAATGAATTAAGCAATAATTGGCAGCAAGAGGGACAACTGTATCTAATAACTAAATGTCGTGATAAAGTGATAGAATACGAATTTGATATCTATTGA
- a CDS encoding CTP synthase, which translates to MARYIFVTGGVVSSLGKGLSSASLAYLLQSRGYKVRIRKLDPYLNVDPGTMSPFQHGEVFVTDDGAETDLDLGHYERFSGVSAKKSDNITTGKIYSDVLRKERKGEYLGKTVQVIPHITDRIKQFIKHDSSKEDFVICEIGGIVGDIESLPFVEAIRQFANDVGKKNALFIHLTLVPYLKASDEIKTKPTQHSVKELRSIGIQPDIIICRSERPIPLDHRKKISLFCNVDIKNVIETVDVRTIYEAPMSFFKEKLDLQVLNYFKLKSKKPANLNPWKKITKIILHNKKQVNIAIIGKYVELKDAYKSLDEALTHGGIDNKVKVNLVRIDSEKLKISEIKKKLKNISGILIPGGFGKRGTDGKIEAIKHARLNKIPFLGICYGMQMAIIEFARNQLNLKNATSSEFDKKGLPIIGLINEWTKDGKKIKGTDKDLGGTMRLGSYDAKLKDNSKISKIYKSKLIKERHRHRYEVNIAFKDKFEKKGMIFSGLSPDNKLPEIIELKNHPWFIGVQFHPEFKSRPLAPHPLFSSFIKAAKNHK; encoded by the coding sequence ATGGCGCGATATATCTTTGTCACCGGCGGTGTGGTTTCTTCCCTTGGTAAAGGTCTCTCTTCAGCATCATTAGCTTATCTATTACAATCAAGAGGTTACAAAGTTAGAATTAGAAAACTAGATCCGTATTTAAATGTGGATCCAGGAACTATGAGCCCATTTCAACATGGAGAAGTTTTTGTAACCGATGATGGAGCTGAAACAGATTTAGATTTAGGTCACTATGAAAGATTTTCAGGAGTGTCTGCAAAAAAATCAGATAATATTACAACAGGAAAAATTTATAGCGATGTTCTTAGAAAAGAAAGAAAAGGAGAATATTTAGGAAAAACTGTCCAAGTTATTCCACATATTACTGATCGTATAAAACAATTTATCAAACACGATTCATCCAAAGAAGATTTTGTTATTTGTGAAATAGGTGGAATAGTAGGGGATATAGAAAGCCTGCCATTTGTAGAGGCGATTAGACAATTTGCAAATGATGTGGGTAAAAAAAATGCATTATTCATTCATTTAACCTTAGTTCCTTACTTAAAAGCATCGGATGAAATAAAAACAAAACCAACCCAACACTCAGTTAAAGAATTAAGAAGTATAGGTATTCAACCAGATATCATCATTTGTAGATCGGAAAGACCTATTCCATTAGATCATAGAAAAAAAATATCATTATTTTGTAATGTGGATATTAAAAATGTTATTGAGACAGTAGATGTAAGAACTATTTATGAAGCTCCAATGAGCTTTTTTAAAGAAAAATTAGATTTGCAAGTTTTAAATTATTTTAAATTAAAATCAAAAAAACCTGCAAACTTAAATCCTTGGAAAAAAATAACTAAAATAATTTTACATAATAAAAAACAAGTTAATATTGCAATCATTGGAAAATACGTGGAGTTAAAAGATGCTTATAAATCTTTAGATGAAGCATTAACCCATGGAGGAATTGATAATAAAGTTAAAGTCAATTTAGTTAGAATAGATTCTGAAAAATTAAAAATTTCTGAAATTAAGAAGAAGCTTAAAAATATTTCAGGCATATTAATTCCCGGTGGATTTGGTAAAAGAGGCACAGATGGAAAAATTGAAGCTATCAAACACGCCAGACTAAATAAAATTCCATTCCTTGGAATTTGTTATGGAATGCAAATGGCCATCATTGAATTTGCAAGAAATCAATTGAATTTAAAAAATGCTACCTCAAGTGAGTTTGATAAAAAAGGATTACCTATTATTGGATTAATCAATGAATGGACCAAAGATGGTAAAAAGATTAAAGGAACCGATAAAGATTTAGGAGGCACAATGAGACTGGGTTCTTATGATGCAAAACTAAAAGATAATTCAAAAATCAGTAAAATTTATAAATCCAAATTAATTAAAGAGAGACACAGACATAGATATGAAGTCAATATTGCTTTTAAAGATAAATTTGAAAAAAAAGGGATGATTTTTTCAGGGTTATCGCCTGATAATAAGTTACCTGAGATTATAGAGTTAAAAAATCACCCATGGTTTATAGGGGTTCAGTTTCACCCTGAATTTAAATCTAGACCTTTAGCTCCTCATCCTTTATTCTCTTCATTTATCAAGGCAGCTAAAAATCATAAATGA
- the kdsA gene encoding 3-deoxy-8-phosphooctulonate synthase, whose product MSSKKVNCGNIEISNDNKICIIAGPCQLETEQHAMDMAGKIQEITKKLGLGFIYKTSFDKANRTSLKGQRGAGLEASLPVFDKIKKELNVPILTDIHNAEQCSLLKDHVDILQIPAFLCRQTDLLIAAAKTNKIINVKKGQFLAPWDMVNVTKKISDSGNNNILVTERGASFGYNTLVSDMRSLPIMAKNGYPVIFDATHSVQQPGGLGETSGGQREFVEYLARAAVAVGVAGVFIETHQDPDNAPSDGPNMVPLDKLEKLLSQLFEIDNLIKK is encoded by the coding sequence ATGAGTAGTAAAAAAGTTAATTGCGGAAATATAGAAATTTCAAACGATAATAAGATTTGTATTATTGCTGGACCTTGTCAGCTTGAAACTGAACAACATGCAATGGACATGGCAGGTAAAATTCAAGAAATTACAAAAAAATTAGGTCTTGGATTTATCTATAAAACTTCATTTGATAAAGCGAATAGAACCAGTTTAAAAGGGCAAAGAGGGGCCGGTTTAGAAGCTTCCCTTCCCGTATTTGATAAAATTAAAAAAGAACTCAACGTTCCAATTTTAACCGACATTCATAACGCAGAACAATGTTCATTATTAAAAGATCATGTTGATATTTTGCAAATACCTGCATTTCTATGTAGGCAAACGGATCTGTTAATCGCTGCTGCAAAAACGAATAAAATTATAAATGTTAAAAAAGGTCAATTCCTAGCACCATGGGATATGGTTAATGTTACAAAAAAAATTTCAGACTCGGGTAATAATAACATTTTAGTTACAGAAAGAGGAGCAAGCTTTGGTTATAATACTCTTGTCTCTGACATGAGATCTCTACCCATAATGGCAAAAAATGGTTATCCTGTTATTTTTGATGCCACACATTCAGTTCAACAACCTGGAGGCCTAGGCGAGACTAGTGGTGGTCAAAGAGAGTTTGTTGAGTACTTAGCAAGAGCTGCGGTTGCTGTAGGTGTTGCGGGTGTTTTTATTGAAACACATCAAGACCCAGATAATGCTCCATCTGATGGACCTAACATGGTTCCATTAGATAAATTAGAAAAATTATTATCTCAATTATTTGAAATAGATAATCTGATTAAAAAATAA
- the eno gene encoding phosphopyruvate hydratase, which translates to MSKILKIKARQVFDSRGNPTIEAEVYSKKLSASAICPSGASTGTYEAFEKRDDNNKKYLGKSVLGTVNLVNTKISKKLIGTNIHDQTRIDTILINLDGTRQKTNLGANAILAVSMAAKKLSAKIKNVPLYKTFLVKNNYKLPYPLMNIINGGAHANNGLRIQEFMIRPDKAKNFSEAMRICFVVINNLKKLIIKKGLSTSVGDEGGFAPMISNNEKALDLVVAAINKSGFKNGKDVSICLDVAANELMKKDKYSIHSKKFVSVDQSIKEYKKIINKYKIKSIEDPFGENDWMAWSKLMKNTNNVQIVGDDLYVTNLERLKKGFLNNSSNSILIKLNQIGTVSETLEVIKFAQIIGYKTIISHRSGDSEDTFIADLAVGTNSNQIKTGSLARSERVAKYNQLLRIEEELGKKASMSKIH; encoded by the coding sequence ATGAGTAAGATTTTAAAGATTAAAGCTCGTCAAGTTTTTGATAGTAGAGGAAACCCCACAATTGAAGCTGAAGTTTATTCAAAAAAATTAAGTGCGTCTGCCATTTGTCCATCGGGTGCTTCAACCGGAACTTATGAAGCATTTGAAAAAAGAGACGATAACAATAAAAAATATTTAGGTAAAAGTGTTTTAGGTACAGTCAATTTAGTTAATACGAAAATTTCAAAAAAATTAATAGGTACAAATATTCATGATCAAACACGTATTGATACAATCTTAATTAATCTTGATGGTACTAGGCAAAAAACAAATTTAGGTGCTAATGCAATTTTAGCTGTATCAATGGCTGCTAAAAAGCTTTCAGCAAAGATTAAGAATGTTCCACTGTATAAAACTTTTTTAGTAAAAAATAATTATAAATTACCATATCCATTAATGAATATTATTAATGGTGGAGCACATGCTAATAACGGATTAAGAATTCAAGAGTTCATGATTAGACCCGATAAAGCTAAAAACTTTTCAGAAGCTATGAGAATATGCTTTGTTGTAATTAATAACTTAAAAAAGCTAATTATAAAGAAAGGGTTGTCAACATCTGTAGGAGATGAGGGGGGCTTTGCTCCAATGATTAGTAATAATGAAAAAGCTTTAGATTTAGTTGTTGCTGCAATTAATAAGTCTGGTTTTAAAAATGGCAAAGATGTTTCGATTTGCTTAGATGTAGCGGCAAATGAATTAATGAAGAAAGATAAGTATTCTATTCATTCAAAAAAATTTGTTTCGGTAGATCAATCTATTAAAGAATATAAGAAAATAATAAATAAATACAAAATTAAATCTATTGAAGATCCATTTGGAGAAAATGATTGGATGGCATGGAGTAAATTAATGAAAAATACTAATAATGTGCAAATAGTTGGAGATGATTTGTATGTAACTAATTTAGAAAGACTTAAAAAAGGCTTTTTAAATAATTCTTCAAACTCTATATTAATTAAACTCAATCAAATTGGTACGGTATCTGAAACACTTGAAGTTATAAAGTTTGCACAAATTATTGGATATAAAACAATAATTTCTCATAGATCTGGAGATAGCGAAGACACTTTTATAGCAGACCTGGCTGTAGGTACAAATTCAAATCAAATAAAAACTGGATCTTTAGCTAGATCAGAACGTGTTGCAAAATATAATCAATTATTACGTATAGAAGAAGAACTTGGAAAAAAAGCATCAATGAGTAAAATTCATTAA
- a CDS encoding FtsB family cell division protein has translation MLGKLKKNYFLLISTFLILYFFFNLLDGERGLFSYFKKKEILVNLKIEEANLSNKIKELEFKNSLLSTKLDLDYVETLIREKFMFGKEGETLYIIKKNDN, from the coding sequence ATGCTGGGGAAATTAAAAAAAAATTATTTTTTATTAATCTCTACTTTTTTAATACTTTATTTTTTCTTTAACCTTCTAGATGGTGAAAGAGGTCTTTTTTCTTATTTTAAAAAAAAAGAAATTTTAGTTAATTTAAAAATTGAAGAAGCTAATTTATCTAATAAAATCAAAGAGCTTGAATTTAAAAACTCTCTATTAAGTACTAAATTAGACCTAGATTATGTTGAAACCTTAATTAGAGAAAAATTTATGTTTGGCAAAGAAGGAGAGACCCTTTATATAATTAAAAAGAATGACAACTAA
- the lipA gene encoding lipoyl synthase produces the protein MTTKPRHPEKVNKPLNPIKKKPDWIRSKLVNSKEFFLTKTIVNNNNLVTVCQEANCPNITECWSKRHATFMIMGDTCTRACAFCDVKTGRPGKLDSLEPVKIAEAVKKLNLKHVVITSVDRDDLDDGGSNHFFEVIDQTRKRNPNTSIEVLTPDFLRKGDAYKKVLEANPDVFNHNIETVPRLYLKVRPGSRYFSSLELLKNAKLVNKNVFTKSGLMVGLGENKEEIIQVMDDLKAADVDFLTIGQYLQPSVRHHPLDRYYHPDEFKELETIAKSKGFLLVSSTPLTRSSYHADEDFAKLQLNRINNH, from the coding sequence ATGACAACTAAGCCAAGACATCCAGAAAAAGTTAACAAACCTTTAAATCCAATCAAAAAAAAACCTGATTGGATAAGATCTAAACTTGTTAATAGTAAAGAGTTTTTTCTAACAAAAACAATTGTTAATAATAATAATTTAGTAACGGTATGTCAGGAAGCTAACTGTCCAAATATCACAGAATGTTGGAGCAAAAGACATGCAACATTTATGATAATGGGTGATACTTGCACAAGAGCATGTGCTTTTTGCGATGTAAAAACAGGTAGGCCTGGAAAACTAGACTCATTAGAACCCGTTAAAATAGCTGAAGCCGTAAAAAAATTAAATTTAAAACATGTCGTAATCACTTCTGTTGATAGAGATGATCTCGACGATGGAGGATCAAATCATTTTTTTGAGGTAATTGATCAAACAAGAAAAAGAAATCCTAATACATCAATTGAGGTTTTAACACCTGATTTTCTAAGAAAAGGAGATGCTTATAAAAAAGTACTAGAAGCTAATCCTGATGTTTTTAATCATAACATTGAAACTGTGCCTAGACTTTATTTAAAAGTAAGACCAGGCTCTAGATATTTTTCATCATTAGAACTCTTAAAGAATGCAAAATTAGTTAATAAAAATGTTTTCACAAAATCAGGATTAATGGTTGGATTAGGTGAGAATAAAGAGGAGATCATTCAAGTGATGGATGATCTAAAAGCAGCTGATGTAGATTTTTTAACTATTGGTCAATACTTACAACCCTCTGTAAGACACCACCCCTTAGATCGTTATTACCATCCAGATGAATTTAAAGAGTTAGAAACTATTGCAAAATCAAAAGGATTTTTATTAGTTTCATCGACACCTTTAACTAGATCTTCATATCATGCAGATGAAGATTTTGCTAAACTTCAACTAAATAGAATTAACAATCATTAA
- a CDS encoding type II toxin-antitoxin system RatA family toxin: MPKASVKRSINKKKNKLIEFVLDIEKYPEFIPFCLDSKVYDRKDENNQILIIADLTIGKGPFSDTYKSDVRFNKKDDTINVTNLDGPLKHLQNNWKFIENNNITEVYFDVDFEIKNKFLNLLMEKSFEFGLNKIADAFQKRAETV, translated from the coding sequence ATGCCTAAGGCATCAGTTAAAAGAAGTATAAATAAAAAAAAAAATAAACTTATTGAGTTTGTTTTGGATATCGAAAAATATCCAGAATTCATCCCTTTTTGCCTAGACTCAAAAGTCTACGATAGAAAAGATGAAAATAATCAAATTTTAATCATAGCAGATTTAACAATTGGAAAGGGTCCTTTTAGCGATACTTATAAAAGTGACGTTAGATTTAATAAAAAAGATGACACGATTAATGTTACTAATTTAGATGGACCACTAAAACATTTACAAAATAATTGGAAATTTATAGAAAATAATAACATCACTGAGGTTTATTTTGATGTTGATTTTGAAATTAAAAATAAGTTTTTAAATTTGTTAATGGAAAAATCTTTTGAATTTGGTTTAAATAAAATTGCTGATGCTTTTCAAAAAAGAGCTGAAACAGTATAA
- a CDS encoding CinA family protein, translated as MFHDFKELYFIMKNIVKKLIKKKLKISFAESCTGGLLAASITSISGASKVFNIGLITYSNQAKINILKVNKNIIKKYGAVSAECCEAMVKNLTKISKAQINVSVTGIAGPNGATKNKPIGLVYIGVKRSNKLVITKNIFKQKTRSSIQKASVKRALDIVSSLI; from the coding sequence ATGTTTCATGATTTTAAAGAATTATATTTTATAATGAAAAATATTGTAAAAAAATTAATCAAAAAAAAACTTAAAATATCTTTTGCCGAGTCTTGCACAGGAGGGCTGTTAGCTGCATCTATTACTTCTATTAGTGGTGCATCTAAAGTATTTAACATAGGTCTTATTACCTATTCTAATCAAGCAAAAATCAATATTTTAAAAGTAAATAAAAATATTATTAAGAAATATGGTGCTGTTAGTGCTGAATGTTGTGAGGCTATGGTTAAAAATTTAACAAAGATTTCTAAAGCTCAAATAAATGTATCTGTCACTGGAATTGCAGGTCCTAATGGCGCAACTAAAAACAAACCCATCGGATTAGTCTATATAGGAGTAAAAAGATCCAATAAATTGGTGATAACAAAAAATATTTTTAAACAAAAAACAAGAAGCTCAATTCAAAAAGCTTCAGTTAAAAGGGCCTTGGATATTGTTAGCTCTTTAATTTGA